In a single window of the Cygnus olor isolate bCygOlo1 chromosome 5, bCygOlo1.pri.v2, whole genome shotgun sequence genome:
- the POLR2L gene encoding DNA-directed RNA polymerases I, II, and III subunit RPABC5: MIIPVRCFTCGKIVGNKWEAYLGLLQAEYTEGDALDALGLKRYCCRRMLLAHVDLIEKLLNYAPLEK, from the exons ATGATCATCCCCGTCAGGTGCTTCACGTGCGGGAAGATCGTCGGGAACAAGTGGGAGGCCTACCTGGGCCTGCTGCAGGCCGAGTACACCGAGGG AGATGCCCTGGATGCCCTTGGCTTGAAGAGATACTGCTGCCGCAGAATGCTCCTAGCCCATGTGGATCTGATTGAGAAGCTTTTGAATTATGCACCCCTGGAGAAATGA